A genomic segment from Longimicrobium sp. encodes:
- a CDS encoding NAD(P)H-hydrate dehydratase: MTRAPALTPARLRALPLPQPDADGSKEERGRVLIVGGGRETPGALLLAGSSALRAGAGKLRLATAEEAAIPLAVAIPEARVFSLPRTKAGGISAEAAGEVVRLAGEVGALLLGPGMVEEDEATALARAVLAEIDGPAVVLDAGCLPCLAAKRDALHRLGGRAVVTPHAGEMAGVLGIERAEVERDPLAVALSAARELGAVVALKGPDTYVAAPDGRAFRYTGGQVGLATSGSGDVLAGLVAGLLARGADPLRAAAWGVALHGEAGNALARRVGPLGFLARELPDEVPALLQRLARPRSR; encoded by the coding sequence GTGACGCGCGCGCCCGCCCTCACCCCCGCGCGGCTGCGCGCCCTCCCGCTCCCCCAGCCGGACGCGGACGGCAGCAAGGAGGAGCGCGGCCGCGTGCTCATCGTAGGCGGGGGACGGGAGACGCCGGGCGCGCTCCTCCTCGCGGGGAGCTCCGCCCTCCGCGCCGGCGCCGGCAAGCTCCGCCTGGCCACCGCGGAGGAGGCCGCGATCCCCCTCGCCGTCGCCATCCCCGAGGCGCGCGTCTTCTCCCTCCCGCGCACGAAGGCGGGCGGCATCTCCGCGGAGGCCGCGGGCGAGGTGGTGCGCCTGGCGGGAGAGGTCGGCGCGCTCCTGCTGGGTCCCGGGATGGTGGAGGAAGACGAGGCCACCGCCCTCGCCCGCGCCGTGCTGGCGGAGATCGACGGCCCCGCGGTGGTGCTGGATGCGGGATGCCTCCCCTGCCTGGCCGCGAAGCGCGATGCGCTGCACCGGCTGGGCGGCCGCGCCGTCGTCACCCCGCACGCGGGCGAGATGGCGGGCGTGCTGGGGATCGAGCGCGCGGAGGTGGAGCGGGACCCGCTCGCCGTCGCCCTCTCCGCCGCGCGGGAGCTGGGCGCGGTGGTCGCGCTCAAGGGGCCCGACACGTACGTCGCCGCGCCGGACGGCCGCGCCTTCCGCTACACCGGAGGACAAGTCGGCCTGGCGACGTCGGGATCGGGAGACGTGCTGGCGGGCCTCGTCGCCGGGCTGCTGGCGCGCGGCGCCGATCCGCTGCGCGCCGCGGCGTGGGGCGTCGCCCTCCACGGCGAGGCGGGGAACGCGCTGGCCCGGCGCGTGGGCCCGCTCGGCTTCCTCGCCCGCGAGCTGCCGGACGAGGTTCCCGCCCTCCTGCAGCGTCTCGCCCGCCCACGCTCGCGGTAA